CTTATTGTTCTCAATAAAATGAACCTCTCTGATCCAATCGAACTTGAAAAGTGGAAAGCTTGGTTCAAGGAAAATGAAGAGAATTATATCTTTGTTAATGCATTAGATAGAAAATCGATTCGTGAAATAATAAATAAATCCAAAGAAATTGTATCAAAGAATAGAGCTGCATCTGGAGCAACTTCTGAAAGTGTTCGAAAGTTCAGAATGATGATGGTTGGACTTCCAAACACTGGTAAGTCAACTTTGATTAATGCTCTTGGAGGTCGAAAGGCCACCAAGTGCGGTGATAAACCTGGACTTACTCAATCGCAGCAGTGGATTAAACTAGACGGAGATATTGAGCTCTTAGATACTCCTGGGATTATGCCTCGTCGTATTGACTCTAAAGAAAATGGTCTTTGGTTATGTGCAACACATGCTATTAGAGATGAGATTTTGGGACAAGAAGAGGTAGCGTGTTTTATAGTAGAGTACCTTTTAAAATATAGACCTTCTTCTCTTGTAGATAGATATCAAGTAGAGAATTTATCAGTTAGTGTTGGAGAAGTTTTAGAGGAGATAGCACTTAACCGTCACTTTATTCGAAAAAAAGGAGAGGCTGATTTTGATAGAGCATTCAAAGCAGTTTTGTCAGATTTTAGAAGTGGTGAGTTGGGATTAATAACCTTCGAAAAAGCTCCAGAATAAATAAA
This window of the Halobacteriovorax sp. HLS genome carries:
- the ylqF gene encoding ribosome biogenesis GTPase YlqF; translated protein: MAKKVRRSYSEDVTLTEYRDHKKAFNWFPGHMAKATKQVSNKLKMVDIVLEIRDARIPLLSGNEDLKKLIGTKSRLIVLNKMNLSDPIELEKWKAWFKENEENYIFVNALDRKSIREIINKSKEIVSKNRAASGATSESVRKFRMMMVGLPNTGKSTLINALGGRKATKCGDKPGLTQSQQWIKLDGDIELLDTPGIMPRRIDSKENGLWLCATHAIRDEILGQEEVACFIVEYLLKYRPSSLVDRYQVENLSVSVGEVLEEIALNRHFIRKKGEADFDRAFKAVLSDFRSGELGLITFEKAPE